CGATTCCGTGTCGAGGAAGAAACATTCTGAGTAGACGAAGGAGATGGGTTAACTACCTTGAACTCGTGAAGTCGTTCTTTTGCCAATGGAGTGATTAAGTGAGGGCTGAAGCTGGGTTTATGTAATCTTACTTGATTTTGCTGTGTCCAGATAGACCATGTCGTGACCGAGAAAATCTCCAAATGTTTCTGGTTTTTGATTAGCCATGAAAGCAGCTCCTTGAAGTTGATGAAGCTGGTTGTACGACGACAATTCCATGAAGTAAGGTCCTCCAAAACCACATCCAATTCACTACACGACCACAGGGCATGGAGAGTTGATTCATTTACACACTTGCAGCGGTCACAGAGTGGGTCTTCGATGACAATTCGACGCACCAAGTTTTCTTTGGTAGGCAACAAGTTACAGTAAGCCATCCATAttagatttttataattttttttagcacttgCACCAAATCCCTCACCATAGCTCCCTTTCCTGCCTTAACTGTTCACCATCCTTTTCATCTGCATCCTCAGATTTCAAGAACCTGTATCCCGACTTGCTTATATACGACCCGGTTTGAGTGAAAGGCCAAAACAAGCTGTCCTCCACCTCCTGTTGTGGCAAAGGAATGGATTTAATCAACTCTGCCTCCTTGGGAATGAAGATCCCATCTATTACAGCACGATTCCAGTGATGTGTCGCCTCATCTATAAGGATTTCTACCTCTGTACCTGCCATAGATTCAATGATGGGAGATACTACCTGTGTTGGAGTTTTCCTTGGCAGCCATGCACTTTGCCATATGCTCACTGATTTCCCATTCCCAACCCTCCATCTACACCGTCTAAGCAACACATCCCTCCGATGTAAAATACTACTCCAAGCGTAGGACCCTGTGGATGATTTTTTTGCTTCCATTATAGAGCAATTTGGGAAGTAACGGGCTTTAAAGACTTTATAAAACAAGGAGTCTGAATTATGCAAGAGCCTCCAAGCATGTTTTGCCAACAAGGAATCATTGAACATTGCTAAGTCCCTAAACCCCATGCCCCCCTCCATTTTtgattttgtcatttcatcccATTTCAGCCAATGGACTTTTCTTCTATCTCCTCTTTGGGCctaccaaatttttttcaccATTGATTCAATCTCATGGTAAATGCCCAATGGAATTTTAAAGCACTCCATTGCTATGTTGGAATTGCCTATATGACTGCCTTGATCAAAACTTCCCGACCGGCTTGAGATAAAAGCTTACCCCCCCATTCTTGTAATTTCCTCCTAACTTTTTCCTtgacaaaattgaaactttcttttttctttcttccaacCAATGAAGACAGCCCAAGATATTTGTCATATTGTACACTTTTTTGTAACCCCAAAGCCTCCTTTATCTCATGCTTTGTACACTCAGGAGTGGACTTGTTAAAGAAAATAGTTGTTTTGTCTTTGTTCACCTTTTGGCCTGACCCCGCCTCTTAGCCCTCCAAAATCTCAATAATTTTCTAGCATTTCTCATTAGTAGCCTTGCAAAATAGGAGGTTTTCATTTACAAACAGTAAATGGGTTAGTTGAAGACCACTCCAGCAAATAGAGAGTTCCTTAATATCCCCCACTCTTGCAACTTCTTGTATGAGACCATGTAAACCTTCTGTACATAGCAAGAAGAGAAAGGGAGACAGTAGGTCCCCTTGTCAGATGCCTCTAGTAGGTTGGATGAGTCCTTGAGGTTCCCCATTGACTAGGATAAAGTATGTAACTATTTTGATGCACATCATAATTAAGTCGATCCACTTCTCACTGAATCCCATTTTTCTCATAATGTTCTCTAGGTACACCCATTCCACATGGTCATAGGCTTTACTCATGTCAAGCTTTACAATCATGTAGCCTATATTTCTTATactcatattt
This genomic stretch from Castanea sativa cultivar Marrone di Chiusa Pesio chromosome 1, ASM4071231v1 harbors:
- the LOC142626025 gene encoding uncharacterized protein LOC142626025, yielding MAYCNLLPTKENLVRRIVIEDPLCDRCKCVNESTLHALWSCSELDVVLEDLTSWNCRRTTSFINFKELLSWLIKNQKHLEIFSVTTWSIWTQQNQVRLHKPSFSPHLITPLAKERLHEFKVVNPSPSSTQNVSSSTRNRWLPPVQGMVKINCDGANFSKENKTGIGVVIRDSRGLVLGSLFKQVPQAYRGNGCFSSPIVRSSPGFPSCNH